A genomic stretch from Pseudanabaena sp. ABRG5-3 includes:
- a CDS encoding DUF4157 domain-containing protein, giving the protein MKCNHEKSYQPVTAPKSTTLNLQTRAFAPVQPDSSQANQQSEDSLGESKLSSSENLLEKLISTSSSSPPSTNPIQRKLQYRFPIQAKLNIGEPNDKYEKEADDTAAKVVQQINSSPQGSVQRNESMKSEDEELQMKPAISTIQRNKSMEEEEEEVQMKSSVQSRENIVVGEASTDLESSIQSARSSGQSLDPNLQVKMGQAMGADFSGVKIHTDSQSDQLNKSIQAKAFTTGQDVFFRQGAYEPGSRGGQELIAHELTHVVQQNSGVVKRKVSKVDSGTLVLQREWVEDDGIYMWNKLIDGVTWFAKGPEVMWFNITDSSQIEQGREEDYKLYEGQKKSLQEWQSLRLEVSDVLEEVPPQSEPEIVTRERSNAVVESTLTPEQVKAIQKVRKVPNILKFNFAGSGEEAWKTHKKKYAKPDKEQMGSAEHESGGIKYSKEEHALDKEKLVFEYAGPLGKFMGKPGLVDSGENSTEANLEDAELEFTAYMNKYLEAKDHAPDMEAVQINIKGFSRGAATASVFANWIKSSLYKDMVVINLVLIDPVHGTGKVAKGLMPSEQDVSGIYDEENAPDTSGTTYLMPIKSGHSSDWFTPQKISGYQRLIIGYGPGIKHSFGLGESEDSTLKYEGKPVKGMQLSTLPKGLFVVNAADMNIVKVTSMEMWQSRFEKLVLGKANKKEKRDAVIQDALVALSQYF; this is encoded by the coding sequence ATGAAATGCAACCATGAAAAGTCCTACCAACCTGTGACTGCTCCAAAATCTACCACCCTAAATTTGCAAACCAGAGCTTTTGCCCCAGTACAGCCAGACTCGTCTCAAGCTAACCAACAATCTGAAGATTCTTTAGGTGAATCTAAATTGTCTTCATCAGAAAACTTACTAGAGAAATTAATCTCTACTTCCTCTTCTTCCCCTCCTTCTACTAATCCAATTCAAAGAAAATTACAGTATCGCTTTCCAATCCAAGCAAAATTAAATATTGGTGAACCCAATGATAAATACGAAAAGGAAGCTGATGATACGGCAGCTAAGGTAGTTCAGCAAATTAATTCATCACCGCAGGGATCTGTTCAGCGTAATGAGTCCATGAAATCCGAAGATGAAGAGTTACAAATGAAACCTGCAATCTCTACAATCCAACGTAATAAGTCGATGGAAGAGGAAGAGGAAGAGGTGCAAATGAAGTCTTCAGTTCAAAGTCGAGAAAATATTGTTGTGGGAGAAGCATCAACTGATTTAGAGTCATCGATTCAAAGTGCGCGGAGTAGTGGTCAATCTCTAGATCCTAACCTGCAAGTAAAGATGGGTCAGGCTATGGGGGCAGACTTTAGTGGCGTAAAAATACATACAGATTCACAGTCTGATCAATTAAACAAATCAATTCAGGCAAAAGCATTTACAACTGGGCAAGATGTGTTCTTTCGTCAGGGTGCGTATGAACCGGGAAGCCGAGGTGGACAGGAGTTGATTGCCCATGAGTTGACTCATGTGGTGCAGCAAAATAGTGGAGTAGTCAAGAGAAAGGTATCCAAAGTAGATTCTGGTACGCTAGTGTTACAACGCGAATGGGTGGAAGATGATGGAATTTACATGTGGAATAAGCTGATTGATGGCGTAACTTGGTTCGCAAAGGGACCTGAAGTGATGTGGTTTAATATAACCGATTCGTCTCAAATTGAGCAAGGTCGAGAAGAAGATTATAAGCTCTATGAAGGACAAAAAAAATCATTGCAAGAATGGCAATCACTTAGATTAGAAGTATCTGATGTATTAGAGGAAGTACCACCTCAGAGCGAACCTGAGATTGTGACACGGGAGCGAAGTAATGCTGTAGTGGAGAGTACACTTACTCCAGAACAAGTAAAAGCTATACAAAAAGTTAGAAAAGTACCTAATATACTAAAGTTCAATTTTGCTGGTTCTGGAGAGGAGGCGTGGAAAACCCATAAGAAAAAATACGCGAAACCAGATAAAGAACAGATGGGAAGTGCAGAGCATGAATCTGGAGGGATAAAATACAGCAAAGAAGAACATGCCTTGGACAAGGAAAAATTAGTTTTTGAATATGCTGGACCACTTGGCAAATTCATGGGTAAACCAGGGCTCGTGGATTCTGGCGAAAATAGTACAGAAGCAAATTTAGAAGATGCAGAGTTGGAATTCACTGCATACATGAATAAATATTTGGAAGCTAAGGATCATGCTCCCGATATGGAAGCGGTACAAATCAATATAAAAGGATTTAGCCGTGGTGCAGCGACAGCATCAGTTTTTGCTAATTGGATTAAGAGTTCTTTGTATAAGGACATGGTGGTTATAAACTTAGTTTTGATCGATCCTGTTCATGGGACAGGGAAGGTGGCGAAGGGCTTGATGCCAAGTGAACAGGATGTAAGTGGAATCTATGATGAAGAAAATGCGCCCGACACATCAGGTACAACTTACCTAATGCCTATTAAATCTGGGCACTCGAGCGATTGGTTTACACCACAAAAGATCAGTGGGTATCAGCGCCTAATCATCGGTTATGGACCTGGTATCAAGCATTCATTTGGTCTTGGAGAGTCAGAAGATTCGACGCTAAAATATGAAGGTAAACCAGTCAAGGGAATGCAACTATCGACGCTACCGAAGGGATTATTTGTGGTGAATGCGGCGGATATGAATATAGTCAAGGTTACCAGTATGGAGATGTGGCAGTCACGTTTTGAGAAGTTAGTTCTTGGGAAGGCAAATAAAAAGGAGAAAAGGGATGCTGTTATACAAGATGCACTTGTGGCACTTAGTCAATATTTTTAA
- a CDS encoding EAL domain-containing protein: protein MTSNPVTSYRGNILIVDDLPDNLRLLRDTLTEHGYKVRSATTGAMALRAAQSPSTEVILLDIKLPDLDGYEVCRQLKTNACTADIPVIFLSALNETLNKVQGLAVGGVDYISKPFQVEEVLARVETHLTIRKLQKSLQEQNLQLSKEIEEHQRLENELFAEKELAQVTLQSIGDAVITTDAYGIIQYFNPIAERLTGWQAEEAQGMPLLKVFIIVNEITRKPAENPINKALLEERIVGLANHSILIARDGIEYAIEDSAAPIRDRQGQIIGAVMVFHDVTESRTLSRQLSWEASHDALTGLINRRGFEQQLVEAIASLQKHEQQHALCYLDLDQFKVVNDTVGHIAGDELLRQITTILHKGVRSSDTLARLGGDEFGLLLTQCPLAQATQIAETIKDLVHHFRFVWDSKTFMIGVSIGVVAIDKPNQNLMEIMGAADAACYAAKANGRNCIHVYRPDDGELNRQRGERQMISQISRALETNSFCLYYQKIISITSQPLVEHYEILIRMLNEKGELVSPNEFIPAAERYGLITEIDCWVIKTFFSNYHKLSQQQVITHGTYTINLSGASIGNNQFLKFLIAQFPHYQVPPENICFEITETAAITNFEQARYFISEIKKLGCCFALDDFGSGLSSFAYLTNLPVDYLKIDGVFVKSIKDNLISQAIVEGFNNIAHAMNLETIAEFVEDEAILEKLQEIGVDYAQGFAIARPIPIVLK, encoded by the coding sequence ATGACTAGCAATCCAGTTACTAGCTATCGAGGTAATATTTTAATCGTTGATGATTTGCCTGATAATCTGCGATTGCTAAGGGATACATTGACCGAACATGGCTATAAAGTTCGCAGTGCAACCACAGGAGCAATGGCTCTTAGAGCTGCTCAATCACCATCAACTGAAGTAATCCTATTAGATATTAAATTACCCGATCTAGATGGGTATGAAGTTTGCCGACAATTAAAAACTAATGCTTGCACCGCAGATATTCCCGTAATTTTTTTGAGTGCACTCAATGAAACTTTGAACAAGGTACAAGGACTAGCAGTGGGAGGAGTGGATTACATTTCTAAACCTTTTCAAGTTGAAGAGGTATTAGCCCGTGTTGAAACTCACCTCACTATTCGCAAGCTCCAAAAAAGCCTCCAAGAACAGAATTTGCAACTTAGCAAAGAGATTGAGGAACACCAGCGCCTTGAAAATGAGCTATTTGCTGAAAAAGAATTGGCACAGGTGACATTACAATCAATAGGCGATGCCGTGATTACCACTGATGCTTACGGTATTATTCAATATTTTAATCCTATTGCTGAAAGACTAACAGGCTGGCAAGCTGAAGAGGCTCAGGGAATGCCTCTATTAAAAGTGTTCATCATCGTTAATGAAATTACCAGAAAGCCCGCAGAAAATCCAATCAACAAAGCTCTATTAGAGGAAAGAATTGTGGGCTTAGCAAACCATTCTATTCTCATCGCTCGCGATGGAATAGAATATGCGATTGAGGACTCAGCAGCACCAATTCGCGATCGCCAAGGTCAAATTATTGGGGCAGTTATGGTCTTTCATGACGTAACCGAATCGCGTACTCTCTCCCGTCAACTATCTTGGGAAGCCAGTCACGACGCACTAACGGGTTTAATCAATCGACGTGGATTTGAGCAGCAACTAGTTGAAGCGATCGCCTCTTTACAAAAGCATGAGCAACAACATGCGCTCTGTTATCTAGATTTAGATCAGTTCAAGGTCGTTAACGATACAGTCGGTCATATTGCTGGTGATGAGCTATTACGCCAAATTACTACAATCCTACATAAGGGAGTTCGCAGTAGTGACACATTAGCTCGTTTGGGCGGTGATGAATTTGGTCTGTTACTCACTCAATGCCCATTGGCACAAGCTACTCAAATTGCCGAAACTATCAAAGATCTCGTCCATCATTTTCGATTTGTTTGGGATAGCAAAACTTTTATGATTGGGGTCAGCATTGGTGTTGTTGCCATTGATAAGCCTAACCAAAATTTGATGGAGATTATGGGGGCAGCAGATGCAGCCTGCTATGCAGCCAAAGCAAATGGTCGCAACTGCATTCATGTTTATCGTCCAGACGATGGTGAGCTTAACAGACAACGCGGAGAAAGGCAGATGATTTCCCAAATCAGTCGAGCGTTGGAAACCAATAGTTTTTGTCTCTACTACCAAAAAATTATCTCCATTACATCCCAACCATTAGTAGAACATTATGAAATCTTGATCAGAATGCTGAATGAGAAGGGTGAACTAGTATCTCCCAATGAGTTTATTCCTGCCGCCGAGCGCTATGGCTTAATCACCGAAATCGATTGCTGGGTCATTAAAACATTTTTCTCTAATTACCACAAACTATCTCAGCAACAAGTTATCACTCATGGTACTTATACGATCAATCTCTCTGGCGCTAGTATTGGCAACAATCAATTTCTGAAGTTCTTAATTGCCCAGTTTCCTCATTACCAAGTTCCGCCAGAGAATATCTGCTTTGAAATTACAGAAACTGCGGCAATCACCAACTTTGAGCAAGCTCGATATTTTATTAGTGAAATCAAAAAGCTTGGCTGTTGTTTTGCTTTAGATGATTTTGGCAGTGGACTGAGTTCCTTTGCTTATCTGACAAATTTACCCGTTGATTATCTAAAAATTGATGGTGTATTTGTCAAAAGTATTAAGGATAATTTGATTTCACAAGCGATTGTGGAAGGATTTAACAATATTGCCCATGCAATGAATTTGGAAACCATTGCTGAGTTTGTTGAGGATGAGGCGATCTTAGAAAAATTGCAGGAAATCGGAGTAGATTATGCTCAGGGTTTTGCGATCGCTCGACCTATCCCGATTGTCCTGAAATGA
- a CDS encoding DUF4157 domain-containing protein, whose product MKRTYERLARPVISSKPTTLNLQTRAFALTQSDSSQVNRKSENSLEKSSNQSSENLLEKLIANSSVYSERPIQRKSLYRLPIQAKLNIGEPKDKYEKEADATAAKVVQQINLSPQNQSIQRDESMESENQEFQMKPISKIQRQESSEEEDREIQMKSLMQRYENFSSGEASTDLESSIQSLKGSGQTLDTNLQEKMGQVMGADFSGVKVHTDSQSDQLNQSIQAKAFTTGQDVFFRQGEYNPSSQSGQELIAHELTHVIQQNTNTVRKKDISSISSDHHIQRVSKNKDANQYYSDVLAGQKITRDNAVFTATSNIAPGGGHTSIYIERLDELGNPRNLKIHLTYGGGGGSGSDSGQQSSSVADSSSGSSSSSGGKSATDEKGVNIEIIDGYTARESVKKSWVVNSSQVEPAVNKAKELQAEQAKYSYTLFGVSPFKKKVMNCAKFGEIILKAAGIKASSGSVFKIPSSLTKGKNKGYENTLEKDIEEYQKKKEVLKQEKFELEKQKYAKPINQKNLPQLDDESASDEFDNSEAQDWLVTANRKVFALANDLPARKCNRAGKGNQLVTLEQGRKIMICEDLGDNEVLVDAGQPIIYCNVSLLLLFSSVVKD is encoded by the coding sequence ATGAAGCGCACTTATGAAAGGTTGGCTCGACCTGTGATTTCTTCAAAACCTACAACCCTAAATTTGCAAACTAGGGCTTTTGCACTAACACAGTCCGATTCCTCTCAAGTTAACCGAAAATCTGAAAATTCTCTAGAGAAATCTTCCAATCAATCATCAGAAAATTTGCTAGAAAAGTTGATCGCAAACTCTTCAGTTTATTCTGAGCGTCCAATTCAGAGAAAGTCATTATATCGCTTGCCAATTCAAGCTAAGTTAAATATTGGTGAGCCAAAGGACAAGTATGAGAAGGAAGCAGATGCAACTGCGGCTAAAGTAGTCCAGCAAATTAACTTGTCACCACAGAATCAATCTATCCAAAGAGATGAGTCAATGGAATCTGAGAATCAAGAATTTCAAATGAAACCAATCTCTAAAATTCAAAGACAAGAGTCAAGTGAAGAAGAGGATAGAGAAATCCAAATGAAGTCTTTGATGCAAAGATATGAAAATTTTAGTAGTGGAGAAGCATCAACTGATTTAGAGTCTTCAATTCAAAGCTTAAAAGGTAGCGGTCAGACTCTAGATACCAATCTACAGGAGAAAATGGGACAGGTGATGGGAGCAGATTTTAGCGGTGTGAAAGTCCATACAGACTCCCAATCTGATCAATTAAATCAGTCTATTCAAGCTAAAGCATTTACTACAGGACAAGATGTGTTTTTCCGTCAGGGTGAATATAATCCTAGTAGCCAAAGTGGGCAAGAACTCATTGCCCATGAATTAACCCATGTAATCCAACAAAATACAAACACAGTCAGAAAGAAAGATATTAGTAGTATTTCTTCTGATCATCATATTCAGAGGGTTTCCAAAAATAAAGATGCTAATCAGTACTATAGTGATGTTCTCGCAGGGCAAAAAATAACTCGGGATAATGCGGTATTTACAGCTACTTCAAATATTGCTCCTGGAGGTGGTCATACTTCCATATATATAGAGAGGCTTGATGAGTTGGGAAATCCTAGAAATCTAAAAATTCATCTTACCTATGGTGGTGGTGGTGGATCTGGATCTGATTCAGGACAGCAGTCTTCCTCAGTTGCTGACTCTTCAAGTGGATCAAGTAGCTCTAGTGGCGGCAAGTCAGCTACCGATGAGAAGGGAGTAAATATAGAAATTATTGATGGCTATACAGCTAGGGAATCGGTTAAGAAAAGCTGGGTTGTCAATTCATCGCAAGTAGAGCCTGCGGTTAATAAAGCCAAAGAGCTACAAGCGGAGCAGGCAAAGTATAGCTATACCTTATTTGGTGTATCACCATTTAAAAAGAAGGTAATGAATTGTGCGAAGTTCGGCGAAATTATTTTGAAAGCAGCAGGGATTAAAGCTTCCTCTGGATCTGTCTTCAAGATTCCTTCTAGTCTGACTAAAGGAAAGAATAAGGGTTATGAAAACACCTTAGAGAAAGATATTGAGGAATATCAAAAGAAGAAAGAAGTTTTAAAACAAGAAAAATTTGAATTGGAAAAGCAAAAATATGCTAAACCAATCAATCAAAAGAATTTACCACAATTAGATGATGAGAGTGCGAGTGATGAGTTTGACAATTCTGAAGCACAGGATTGGCTAGTTACTGCTAATCGTAAAGTTTTTGCATTAGCCAATGATTTGCCAGCACGTAAATGTAATCGCGCAGGCAAAGGCAATCAATTGGTAACTTTAGAGCAAGGTCGTAAGATCATGATTTGTGAAGATCTTGGTGATAATGAAGTTCTGGTAGATGCAGGGCAGCCAATCATATACTGTAACGTCAGTTTGTTACTGCTCTTTAGCTCTGTTGTTAAAGACTAA
- a CDS encoding DUF6760 family protein, with the protein MGYPSERLYEEVAFIAFYFHWSREDILNLTHAERLRWVNEIMRLR; encoded by the coding sequence ATAGGCTACCCCTCCGAGAGGTTATATGAGGAGGTAGCCTTCATTGCTTTTTACTTCCATTGGTCAAGGGAAGACATACTCAACCTCACCCATGCCGAACGCCTCCGTTGGGTCAATGAAATCATGCGTTTACGCTAG
- a CDS encoding pentapeptide repeat-containing protein, with amino-acid sequence MFYSSSLFTSIALSSSLVIAQAAIANPVDQLLETRACPECELSNANLVEAKLNGANLSLAQMRAANLRKANLIGANLIGAYLKDASFQDANLRWANFTNADLENVDFRGADLRGAKFNAALLKDINAQKSIFCRTIMSDGKLNNRDCRLAGD; translated from the coding sequence ATGTTTTACTCTAGCTCTTTATTTACCTCGATCGCCTTATCCTCATCTCTAGTAATTGCTCAAGCAGCGATCGCTAATCCTGTCGATCAGTTACTAGAGACTAGAGCCTGTCCTGAATGTGAGTTAAGTAACGCCAATCTCGTAGAGGCAAAGCTAAATGGTGCAAATCTGAGCTTGGCGCAAATGCGGGCGGCGAATTTGCGGAAGGCAAATTTGATTGGGGCAAACTTGATCGGAGCTTACTTAAAAGATGCCAGCTTTCAGGACGCTAATCTGCGCTGGGCAAACTTTACCAATGCGGATCTAGAGAATGTGGACTTTCGTGGGGCAGATCTGAGAGGGGCTAAGTTTAATGCGGCTCTCTTGAAGGATATTAATGCTCAAAAGAGTATCTTTTGTCGCACGATTATGTCCGATGGCAAGCTGAATAATCGCGATTGCCGATTGGCTGGCGATTGA
- a CDS encoding PAS domain-containing hybrid sensor histidine kinase/response regulator yields the protein MNNPLLRIIGLLAILIGLIGASTLLDRQFDADIVPYATTVVCMLASIIWGIVQLLNQIAVRKQVEASLAYMSAIVEYSGEAIISKSLEGKILSWNKAAEKIFGYKAEEAIGKSLDLIIPSNLVHEEQQILAKIRCGELVEDYETMRLRKDGQLISISCTISPLKDITGKIVGASIVKRDNTERKRAEQERKQMETALRNSEEQFRHAFEDASIGMAIISLDGDWLKVNSAFCQIVGYSSEELLMLNFRDITHPEDIEGDLENIRQLSSGVISTYQREKRYFHKQGHIVWILLNGSVIQDEQGSPLHIIAQIQDITARREAQKTLELQSIIMNNMAGGVCLVKASDLTIVYTNPKYDAMFGYLEGELVGQPVGVLNYVDTQVTPDVSVLDIATQLDRDGEAKYEVHNRKKDGTLFWCRVHTSRFEHPEYGTVYVAVQQDVTELQLAQQALQATKNRLNFLLNYSPAVIFSSKSDGDYGATFISENIKDVLGYEAKDFVEDSEFWINHLHPDDLDKVIRGLANLFDDGLYSHEFRLRHADGSYRWVLEELKLIRDRTGKPIEILGYLIDISDRKQAEVELRQAKEAAESANQAKSVFLANMSHELRTPLNSILGFTQLMSYESTLTPSLQERLQIVNRSGRHLLDLINDILDLSKIESGRMTLNPSNFDLISLLASIEEMLQVKVKTKQLHLVVERDPDLPQFIHADEKKLYQVLVNLLSNAIKFTKQGNVTLRVKVAQRHKTSCHLQFDVEDTGAGIAPTEIDKLFKVFVQAQAGNNLSQGTGLGLAISQKLVQLMGGQIHIQSALNRGSTFSFEISVQLSQVASLPSELLKQRVIGLAPKQPIYRILVVEDLEDSRRLLVEILTSVGFEVREATQGIEALLISESWLPHLILMDLRMPMMDGYTATKCIREEPKYHEPVIVALTASVFEEEREKVLMAGCNDFISKPFQQRDIFDKIAQHLGVQYIYEGVNHSKIEEAEILSMEELSSMSTQWLEQMYQAAYYLDTEVMNELITQIPESNASLSKALSDSINNFNSDRIMELIRSLLPNSPH from the coding sequence ATGAATAATCCTCTTTTACGAATCATAGGATTACTTGCCATTTTAATTGGATTAATTGGGGCGAGTACACTCCTTGATAGGCAATTTGACGCAGACATCGTCCCGTATGCAACTACTGTAGTGTGTATGCTTGCAAGCATAATTTGGGGAATTGTGCAATTGTTAAACCAGATTGCTGTACGTAAGCAGGTAGAAGCATCACTAGCATACATGTCAGCGATTGTGGAATATTCTGGTGAAGCAATAATCAGTAAGTCCTTAGAAGGGAAAATTCTCAGTTGGAACAAGGCCGCAGAAAAAATCTTTGGTTATAAGGCTGAAGAAGCTATTGGCAAATCGCTTGATCTGATCATTCCCTCTAATCTAGTTCATGAAGAACAGCAAATCCTTGCCAAGATTCGGTGTGGAGAATTGGTTGAGGATTATGAAACTATGCGTCTTCGCAAAGATGGACAGCTTATCTCTATTTCCTGTACTATATCACCACTAAAGGACATAACGGGCAAAATTGTTGGCGCTTCTATCGTTAAACGCGATAATACTGAACGCAAACGTGCTGAACAGGAACGCAAACAAATGGAAACGGCTCTACGCAATAGTGAAGAGCAGTTTCGCCATGCCTTTGAAGATGCTTCCATTGGTATGGCAATCATTTCCCTTGATGGAGATTGGCTTAAAGTTAATTCTGCCTTTTGTCAGATCGTTGGCTATTCTTCAGAAGAGTTATTAATGTTAAATTTTCGGGATATTACGCATCCTGAGGATATAGAAGGTGATCTCGAAAATATTCGACAGCTATCATCAGGAGTGATTTCAACTTATCAAAGAGAAAAACGGTATTTTCATAAGCAAGGTCATATTGTGTGGATTCTGCTCAATGGCTCAGTAATCCAAGATGAGCAAGGCAGTCCTCTACATATTATTGCTCAAATTCAAGATATTACAGCTCGCAGAGAAGCACAAAAGACGCTAGAACTTCAAAGCATCATCATGAATAATATGGCAGGAGGCGTGTGTTTAGTCAAAGCCTCAGATCTGACGATTGTTTACACTAATCCTAAATATGATGCGATGTTTGGCTATCTAGAGGGTGAACTTGTTGGTCAACCCGTTGGAGTTTTGAATTATGTTGATACACAGGTGACACCAGATGTAAGTGTTCTAGATATCGCTACGCAATTAGATCGGGATGGAGAAGCGAAGTATGAAGTTCATAATCGCAAAAAAGATGGCACACTCTTTTGGTGTAGAGTGCATACCTCTAGATTTGAGCATCCTGAATATGGAACAGTATATGTTGCCGTTCAGCAGGATGTGACAGAACTACAACTAGCACAACAGGCTTTGCAAGCTACTAAAAATCGTCTCAACTTTCTGCTGAACTATAGCCCTGCTGTCATTTTTAGCAGTAAATCTGATGGTGACTATGGTGCAACTTTTATCAGTGAAAACATTAAAGATGTATTGGGCTATGAAGCGAAAGATTTTGTAGAAGATTCAGAATTTTGGATCAATCATTTACATCCAGATGATCTAGACAAGGTAATTCGAGGTTTAGCAAATCTGTTTGATGATGGGTTATATTCCCATGAATTTCGTCTTCGCCATGCCGATGGCAGTTATCGTTGGGTTCTCGAAGAACTGAAGCTAATTCGCGATCGCACAGGTAAACCGATTGAGATCTTGGGATATTTGATTGATATTAGCGATCGCAAACAAGCTGAGGTCGAACTGCGGCAAGCCAAAGAAGCAGCAGAATCCGCTAACCAAGCCAAGAGTGTCTTCCTCGCTAATATGAGCCACGAACTCCGTACCCCTCTAAACTCGATTTTAGGATTCACGCAACTAATGAGTTATGAGAGTACTCTAACCCCCTCACTCCAAGAGCGCTTGCAGATAGTCAATCGCAGTGGTAGACATCTATTAGACTTGATTAACGATATTTTAGATTTATCCAAAATTGAGAGTGGACGCATGACTCTCAATCCCTCTAACTTTGATTTAATAAGTTTGCTAGCTTCCATTGAGGAAATGCTTCAAGTTAAAGTCAAAACTAAGCAATTACATCTAGTTGTCGAACGAGATCCCGATCTCCCCCAATTTATACATGCTGATGAGAAAAAACTTTATCAAGTCTTGGTCAATTTGCTCAGTAATGCGATTAAGTTTACCAAGCAAGGAAATGTCACTCTCAGAGTAAAAGTAGCACAAAGACATAAAACTTCCTGTCATTTACAGTTTGATGTCGAGGATACAGGTGCAGGTATTGCCCCAACGGAAATTGATAAATTATTTAAGGTATTTGTGCAAGCCCAAGCAGGAAATAATTTGAGTCAAGGAACTGGGCTGGGTTTAGCAATTAGCCAAAAACTTGTGCAACTTATGGGTGGTCAAATTCACATTCAAAGCGCTTTGAACCGAGGTAGCACCTTTTCCTTTGAGATTTCAGTACAATTATCCCAAGTAGCTTCTCTGCCTTCAGAATTGTTGAAGCAAAGAGTAATTGGGCTTGCTCCTAAACAACCAATTTATCGTATTCTTGTTGTTGAAGACCTAGAAGACAGTCGCCGCTTGCTAGTTGAAATTTTGACTTCAGTAGGTTTTGAGGTTAGGGAAGCTACACAGGGCATAGAAGCACTTTTAATATCGGAAAGTTGGCTACCACACCTAATTCTGATGGATTTACGAATGCCCATGATGGATGGCTATACTGCTACTAAATGTATTAGAGAAGAGCCTAAGTACCATGAGCCTGTCATTGTCGCCTTGACTGCTAGCGTTTTTGAAGAAGAGCGTGAAAAAGTTCTGATGGCTGGATGTAACGACTTTATTAGTAAACCATTTCAACAAAGAGATATTTTTGACAAAATCGCGCAACATTTAGGTGTGCAATATATTTATGAAGGTGTAAATCACTCTAAAATAGAAGAAGCTGAGATTTTGTCTATGGAAGAACTATCGTCGATGTCCACTCAGTGGCTAGAACAAATGTACCAAGCTGCTTACTATCTTGATACTGAAGTAATGAATGAATTAATTACTCAAATTCCTGAATCTAATGCCAGTTTGTCTAAGGCTCTAAGCGATTCTATCAATAATTTCAATTCAGATAGAATTATGGAATTAATCCGATCTCTACTACCAAATTCACCTCATTAG
- a CDS encoding phage tail assembly protein translates to MLQTEFHFQLPKGLYINGELHQQGKIKLLTAKDEFIMQDLSNHNPHIDFVFLVLAQAITKLGNLAQVTPQQLEQLFLPDFLYLQDLFSQLQPQNVTPSGEL, encoded by the coding sequence ATGCTCCAAACAGAATTCCACTTCCAATTACCCAAAGGCTTATATATCAATGGTGAGTTACACCAACAAGGCAAAATCAAGCTATTGACTGCTAAAGATGAATTCATCATGCAGGATTTATCTAATCACAATCCCCATATTGATTTCGTATTTTTAGTACTAGCTCAAGCGATCACCAAATTAGGTAATCTCGCCCAAGTCACTCCCCAACAACTAGAACAACTCTTCCTTCCCGATTTCCTCTATTTACAAGATCTCTTTAGCCAACTGCAACCACAAAACGTAACCCCATCGGGGGAATTATAG